Proteins from a genomic interval of Desulfobulbaceae bacterium:
- a CDS encoding NADH:ubiquinone reductase (Na(+)-transporting) subunit F encodes MIEIITGVTLFTAIVLVLVALILAAKSSLVPSSEVAITINDDEANTIVVEAGNKLLNTLAANKIFVSSACGGGGTCGQCRVKVLEGGGEILPTELTYISKREAREGDRLSCQVAVKGDMKIEIPPEIFGVKRWECTVQSNDSVATFIKDLVMELPEGESVPFRAGGYIQIECPPHEVSYKDFDIAERFKSDWDKFNVWQYHSVVTEPVIRAYSMANYPGEKGIIRLNVRIASPPPNNPNVPPGKMSSYIFNLKKGDSVTIFGPFGEFFARDTGKEMIFIGGGAGMAPMRSHIFDQLKRLNSTRKISFWYGARSALEMFYVEDFDALQESFENFQWHVALSDPQPEDNWHGYTGFIHQVLYDQYLKDHPAPEDCEYYLCGPPMMISAVTKILLDQGVEREDIMFDDFG; translated from the coding sequence ATGATTGAAATTATAACAGGCGTCACTCTTTTTACAGCTATTGTCCTTGTGCTGGTCGCTCTGATCTTAGCTGCTAAATCCTCACTTGTGCCTTCCAGTGAAGTTGCCATTACCATTAACGATGATGAGGCCAACACCATTGTTGTTGAAGCTGGAAATAAGCTTCTCAACACCCTGGCAGCTAACAAAATATTTGTGTCTTCAGCCTGCGGTGGTGGTGGAACCTGTGGTCAGTGCCGGGTAAAAGTTCTCGAGGGTGGCGGTGAAATTCTGCCGACTGAACTGACCTATATTTCCAAACGTGAAGCCCGAGAAGGCGACCGGCTTTCCTGCCAGGTTGCTGTTAAAGGGGATATGAAAATTGAAATTCCGCCGGAAATTTTCGGTGTTAAACGCTGGGAGTGCACGGTACAATCTAACGACAGTGTCGCTACTTTTATTAAAGATCTGGTTATGGAGTTGCCGGAAGGAGAAAGTGTCCCCTTCCGTGCCGGAGGCTATATCCAGATTGAATGCCCTCCCCATGAAGTCAGTTACAAAGACTTCGATATTGCTGAGCGATTTAAGAGCGACTGGGATAAATTTAACGTCTGGCAATATCACTCGGTTGTCACCGAACCAGTCATCCGGGCCTACTCGATGGCAAATTACCCTGGCGAAAAGGGTATTATCAGGCTTAACGTTCGAATTGCATCACCGCCACCCAACAACCCTAATGTGCCACCCGGCAAAATGAGTTCGTATATATTTAATCTCAAGAAGGGTGATTCCGTTACTATTTTTGGACCATTCGGAGAATTCTTCGCCAGAGATACCGGCAAAGAGATGATATTTATTGGTGGCGGCGCTGGCATGGCACCAATGCGCTCACACATTTTTGATCAGCTTAAAAGACTTAACAGCACACGAAAAATCTCCTTCTGGTACGGTGCCCGTTCCGCCTTGGAAATGTTTTATGTCGAGGATTTCGATGCCCTCCAGGAATCCTTTGAAAATTTCCAGTGGCATGTCGCCCTCTCCGATCCTCAGCCAGAAGATAATTGGCACGGGTATACCGGATTTATCCACCAGGTTCTCTATGACCAGTACCTTAAAGACCATCCCGCCCCTGAGGACTGCGAATACTATCTATGCGGCCCGCCAATGATGATCTCAGCCGTAACCAAAATACTGCTCGATCAAGGTGTGGAGCGAGAAGATATTATGTTTGATGACTTCGGCTAA
- a CDS encoding bifunctional (p)ppGpp synthetase/guanosine-3',5'-bis(diphosphate) 3'-pyrophosphohydrolase: MSKFDIGKFITSMEEILGGQDGPASTFWKAFSFSVDAHQNQTRRSGEAYISHPCHVTKIIAEELGVKDPETLAAAMLHDTVEDVPEVTSEVIGEHFGPNVEAIVDGCTKITDYTGDKKTFHQMVHRKLFSGAASRVEVMIIKLADRLHNMRTLDSMPRHKRQKIAEETLTVYAPLAKIMGLFELKRELYDLALRYKFPRQSHKIDTKIQNLSTSSQIEEIGAKLRKELEESWITADIYFIAKGLSAYFDHKQRLLSKETETPMEIIISVPDIHTCYSTLGIVNQLFPPIPRTIRDFIANPKPTGYQSLHARANIKGNTYLFKFRTDQMYEVGRLGIIKMWVDEKKVPSAFEEEITEIFDILGGDEEISYTDAIAATGHKEIYTYTPVGDRVCLPQNSTVLDFAFKVHTEVGRRCFAARVGNHKRGPEYTLKDGDRVKILTRSHPVEFEPEMQYLCKSAKARSNLAKALRRRRHLLAQDIGLKILQQEMKRYGLPRELLEKEKMSVILGKFEADKLTDLYRYIGAGILPLREVILAIKDTLYAGQNTLEPPTGTLNQVFLETLDPACIKLSRCCSPVPTEKGLFGLLSNRGLSVHKKECETLGSLSLQREDVIELRWNLKKTLVSKQQTILILKAASRNRLMMMLGVAPLTMKIQEVIFLSSLPHGGSAWEINFTVDTLQDLKDALNHFDKTGLEYEIVIEQ, from the coding sequence ATGAGTAAGTTTGATATTGGTAAATTCATTACATCCATGGAAGAAATCCTTGGAGGCCAAGATGGCCCCGCAAGTACTTTCTGGAAGGCTTTTTCGTTTTCCGTTGATGCCCACCAGAACCAAACTCGCCGATCAGGTGAGGCCTACATCAGTCACCCCTGTCACGTCACCAAAATTATCGCCGAAGAGCTTGGTGTTAAAGATCCGGAGACATTAGCAGCAGCGATGCTGCATGATACCGTCGAAGATGTCCCGGAAGTAACCTCTGAGGTAATTGGCGAACATTTTGGCCCAAATGTCGAGGCCATTGTAGACGGTTGCACAAAAATCACCGATTACACCGGCGACAAAAAGACCTTTCACCAGATGGTGCACCGCAAGCTCTTCTCCGGTGCCGCCTCTCGTGTCGAGGTTATGATCATCAAGCTGGCCGATCGGCTGCACAATATGCGCACCCTGGACTCTATGCCCCGGCATAAACGTCAAAAAATTGCCGAAGAAACACTGACCGTTTATGCCCCGCTTGCCAAGATTATGGGGCTCTTTGAGCTTAAACGCGAACTCTACGATTTGGCTCTCCGCTATAAATTCCCGCGCCAAAGTCATAAAATCGACACCAAGATTCAAAATTTATCAACCAGCTCGCAAATTGAAGAGATTGGCGCAAAACTTCGTAAAGAACTCGAAGAATCGTGGATAACCGCCGACATCTACTTTATAGCAAAGGGTCTGTCGGCCTATTTTGACCATAAACAACGGCTGCTTTCCAAGGAAACAGAAACCCCAATGGAGATCATTATCTCGGTGCCGGATATTCATACCTGTTACAGTACACTTGGAATAGTCAATCAGCTTTTTCCCCCAATCCCAAGAACAATACGTGATTTTATCGCTAACCCCAAGCCTACTGGTTACCAGAGTTTACACGCCCGAGCCAACATCAAGGGTAACACCTATCTTTTTAAATTTCGCACCGATCAGATGTATGAGGTTGGTCGCCTGGGCATCATCAAGATGTGGGTGGATGAGAAAAAAGTGCCCTCAGCCTTTGAAGAAGAGATTACCGAGATTTTTGATATACTTGGTGGCGATGAAGAGATTTCATACACAGACGCCATTGCCGCGACTGGTCATAAAGAGATTTACACTTACACACCTGTGGGTGACCGCGTTTGCCTTCCTCAAAACAGCACTGTTTTAGATTTTGCCTTCAAGGTTCACACAGAGGTTGGGCGCCGCTGCTTCGCGGCCAGAGTTGGCAACCATAAACGCGGCCCAGAATATACGCTTAAAGATGGTGACCGGGTCAAAATTCTTACCCGCAGCCACCCTGTAGAGTTTGAACCTGAGATGCAGTACCTGTGCAAATCAGCTAAGGCCCGTTCCAATCTGGCAAAAGCTCTTCGCCGTCGTCGTCACCTCCTTGCTCAAGACATCGGCTTGAAAATTCTCCAACAGGAGATGAAGCGCTATGGCCTGCCCAGAGAGCTTTTAGAAAAAGAAAAAATGTCCGTGATTCTGGGAAAGTTTGAGGCTGACAAACTGACGGATCTGTATCGCTATATCGGTGCTGGCATATTACCTCTTCGTGAAGTTATTCTGGCCATTAAAGACACACTTTACGCCGGTCAAAACACCCTTGAACCGCCCACCGGTACTTTAAACCAGGTTTTCCTTGAGACTCTTGATCCAGCCTGCATCAAGCTGTCCCGCTGTTGCTCTCCTGTGCCCACCGAAAAAGGGCTTTTTGGCCTGCTGAGTAACCGAGGTCTTTCTGTGCACAAAAAAGAGTGCGAGACGCTTGGCTCGTTATCGTTACAAAGGGAAGATGTCATCGAGCTGCGCTGGAACCTCAAAAAAACCCTCGTCTCGAAACAGCAAACCATTCTTATTTTGAAAGCAGCCAGTAGAAATCGTTTGATGATGATGCTGGGTGTGGCACCGCTCACCATGAAAATTCAAGAGGTTATCTTTCTTTCGTCGCTGCCGCATGGCGGGTCAGCCTGGGAAATCAATTTCACAGTTGACACCCTGCAAGATCTGAAAGACGCCTTAAACCATTTCGACAAAACCGGTCTTGAATACGAGATTGTTATTGAGCAATAA
- the nqrE gene encoding NADH:ubiquinone reductase (Na(+)-transporting) subunit E, with product MEQYLNLFIKAVFIENLALSFFLGMCTFLAVSKRVSTALGLGVAVIVVQTVTVPVNNLIYQFFLKEEALAWAGLGQVNVSFLGLICFIGVIAAMVQILEMVLDKFFPALYNALGIFLPLLTVNCAILGGSLFMVERDYSFGESVVYGVGSGLGWAMAIAALAGIREKLKYSDIPAGLRGLGITFITVGLMALGFLAFSGVQL from the coding sequence ATGGAACAGTATCTAAATCTATTCATCAAAGCTGTTTTTATTGAGAACCTTGCCCTTTCATTCTTCTTGGGAATGTGCACCTTTTTGGCGGTCTCAAAGCGGGTAAGTACTGCCCTGGGGCTAGGAGTTGCTGTTATTGTCGTTCAGACTGTCACCGTCCCGGTCAATAATCTCATCTATCAGTTTTTCCTCAAGGAAGAAGCACTTGCCTGGGCGGGTCTCGGCCAGGTTAACGTCTCTTTTCTCGGTCTGATCTGTTTTATTGGTGTCATTGCAGCGATGGTGCAGATTCTTGAGATGGTGCTGGATAAATTTTTTCCAGCGCTCTACAACGCCTTGGGTATTTTTCTGCCGCTGTTAACTGTTAACTGTGCAATCCTGGGCGGCTCTCTCTTTATGGTGGAGCGCGACTACTCCTTTGGCGAAAGTGTCGTTTACGGTGTCGGTTCAGGGCTGGGTTGGGCAATGGCTATCGCTGCCTTGGCTGGGATACGTGAGAAGCTTAAATATTCAGACATCCCTGCAGGTTTGAGAGGTCTAGGAATCACTTTTATCACCGTTGGATTAATGGCCCTGGGCTTTCTGGCCTTTTCCGGAGTACAACTGTAA